Below is a genomic region from Candidatus Aminicenantes bacterium.
ATCCTCAGGTATTCCTCGCCCACGTCGCCCACGGCAAAGGTGCGCGTCAGGTCAGAGACGTATCCATTGTATGCCGCGCCCCAGTCGATCACGAGTAGATCACCGGCCTGCAATTTCCGTTCAGACGGTGACGCATGCCCAATGGCCGAGTTCGGTCCGCCGGTAACGATGGGGCTGAATGGCAGTTCAGGTTCGGAACCATGCTGGAACAACCGAGACACCAGATCGGACGATAATTCTTTTTCGCTCATGCCGATCTTGATCAGCGGGATGATTGCTTCGAGCGCGGATTGCGCGATGCGGACGGCTTTACGCATCGCCTCGACTTCGGCCCGCTCCTTGTGCAATCGCAAACCGGACAACACAGCGCTCGCATCGGGATAATTCGCTTTTGGTGCGGCGGTTTCGACATAACGAAATTCCAGCAAACGCAATTGCCGCGGCTCGACGCCGATATGCTTCCCATTCAGGCCCAACGCCTGTACCGCGCTACGAAAAGCATCATCCCACTCTGACGGATTTTCAGGATAGGCGAACACGTGAAGTTTGTAAGGCAATTGAGCGACCTTTGGCAGCTCAAGTTCGGGCAGCACGATGGCCGGATCTTGATCCTTCGCAAAAAATAAAACGATCGGGCGCTCCATCAAGTGGAAGCGGAGGCCGGTCAGATGTGTCAGTGCCGGACCGGGATTCAGGATGACCGCATCCAGGTCTGAGGCGCGAAGCGAGGCGTTGAGTATATCAAAGCGGGATTTTGTCACGTGAGCCTCCTAATCCAGATGACGATTGCGTCTGCGGAAGAGATAAAGAAGCCAATCCACCGATTCCTCCATCTCAGATTGAATTCTCCTATCGTTGGATGACATTGTCAAGGATTCCGGCCCTAGATCGATCCTGGTATCCCCCCGGAGCCAGGATTTCGACCTTCCGCTGTTTCTTATCTCAAATGGCAGATGTTTCTCGTTGTTGACAAAAAAACTTCGCCATAGTATTGGTTTCATAAGGAAAACAATAAAGGGGGTATTCACATGGGCGAAATATGGAGATGTCCTAAATGCAATGCCTCGGTTTCTGTCAGTCAAGCTAAATGTGGGAACTGTGGAACCCAGAAAAACGCGGTAATTCAACCGACTATTGGGGAAAAATCCGAAGAAGACGAAAAAAAGAAATATGGTGCTTTGAGAACAGTAGCCGGTTTGCTTTCAATTTTCGCTTACATTTCGATATTGTTTGCTATCGTCACAGCCCTCAAATTTGTTGGGGATGAGCAGGTCTTGTATGCATTAGTCGTTTTTTTTAGCGTGTTTGCCT
It encodes:
- a CDS encoding Xaa-Pro peptidase family protein, producing MTKSRFDILNASLRASDLDAVILNPGPALTHLTGLRFHLMERPIVLFFAKDQDPAIVLPELELPKVAQLPYKLHVFAYPENPSEWDDAFRSAVQALGLNGKHIGVEPRQLRLLEFRYVETAAPKANYPDASAVLSGLRLHKERAEVEAMRKAVRIAQSALEAIIPLIKIGMSEKELSSDLVSRLFQHGSEPELPFSPIVTGGPNSAIGHASPSERKLQAGDLLVIDWGAAYNGYVSDLTRTFAVGDVGEEYLRIHKIVQEANAAGRAAAMPGVPCANVDIAARDLIEKSGYGKYFTHRTGHGIGMEGHEEPYMRGDNMQILEPGMAFTVEPGIYLPGRNGARIEDNVVITETGADVLSDMPREIRVVG